Proteins encoded in a region of the Diabrotica virgifera virgifera chromosome 4, PGI_DIABVI_V3a genome:
- the LOC114329324 gene encoding serine-rich adhesin for platelets isoform X9 translates to MNNMTLALVFAILFIGGISTATNKEIVQQLRHNALCLQAGFSCPAVDSQTSVYFPLADCTKFCQCSNGVPYLHNCPPGLHFNPSLNVCDYPAQAGCTGEGVVVSTTTTTTTTTTTTPAPTTTTTTTTTPAPTTTSAPTTTSTSTTAPTTTTPTTTTSAPVTTTRTTTTPAPSTTSGPITSTTAATTIKVDNLCLQQNIACPAVDGPDSVYFSHSNCSKFCQCSNGVPYEHTCPEGLHFNAKLNICDWPQNAGCSGTDVTQPTVEPTTITTANSSTATNSTTESSTTVSSTTTTQETPQDTTTLSDNICIRENIICPVVDGPNSVYAAVSDCTKFCQCSNGYPYQQNCPVGLHFNPKLNVCDWPEDAGCTGGTTAVTRTAQSTTSTTTVSSTSETTITTEEVTTQRVKNGTEICLENNIVCPVIDGPDSVYAALPDCTRFCQCSNGLPYLHSCPHGLHFNPNLNVCDWPEDAGCTGGTTTTEINITQNETTEKTTTIIVTSTNAEASTTQDTSNGPQNTTKICLQHGIQCPKIDGPNSIYGALPDCTKFCQCSNGIPYLHRCPVGLHFNPTLSVCDWPEDAGCVGEVTTEKTTENITSDATTENISTVPSNTTTSDTASSEASTNNYNTNSADASTPSVSTPASRDNTTTENTTQDITSDVTTENISTVPSNATTSDTVSSEASTNNYNTNSTDAITPSVSTPPSRDITTIENTTQDITSDVTTENISTVQSNATTSDTASSEASTNNYNTNSTDAIAPSVSTPASGDNTTTENTTQNITSEATTENISSVPSNTTTSEPTTEASTNNDNNSTAISTEGTTANTPTESNITEENTSASNSTEGNTTENSSTKDTTTEVSSTSEEHTSDGSTTVAPRNETSLCLRSNIVCPAIDGAESVYASLPDCTKFCQCSNGVPYLQHCPAGLHFNPTLNVCDWPEDAGCTSGNNSTSISTEGTTASTQTENNSTEKSTSASNSTEGNTTENNNAQNNTTEISTTQASITSDTSVDVTQDNSNSSTTPQDGLELCIKHDVVCPEVDGPVSVYARLPDCTKFCQCSNGVPYLHHCPLGLHFNPSLNVCDWPEDAGCNNVIDVTESTSKEGSTSTATTEYNEVTTKNNTTNESTDSTDVPNTTESQTKTTTGENVTDNVTTEDNISSSTTGDVDETSADNRTTDEGTTENNTDVPSTMESETETATGDNVTDNVTTEENISSSTTGDVEETSADNKTTDEGTTENDTDVTSTTDSQTETSTGDNVTDNVTTEDNISSSTTGDVEETSADNRTTDEGTTENNTDVSSTTESQTETATGGNVTDNVTTEENISSSTTGDVEETSADNRTTDEGTTENNTDVPSTTGSQTETTTGENVTDNVTTEENISSSTTGDVEETSADNRTTDEGTTENYTDVPSTSDSRTETTTGDNVTDNVTTEENISSSTTGDMEETSTDNRTTDEGTTENNTDVPSTTDSQTETTTGDNVTDNVTREENISSSTTGDVEETSTDNNTTDEGTTENKPDVSSTTESQTETATDDNVTNNVTTEKNISSSTTGDVEETSTDNRTTDEGTTENNTDVPSTTDSQTETSTGDNVTDNVTTEENISSNTTGDVEETSTDNRATDEGTTANNTDVPSTSDSQTQTTTDDNVTDNVTTEENISSSTTSDMEETSADNRTTDEGITEKNTDVPSTTDSQTETSTGNNETDNVTTEENISSSTTGDVEETSADNRTTHEGTTENNTDVPSTSDSQTQTTTDDNVTDNVTTEENISSSTTSDVEETSADNRTTDEGTTENNTDVPSTSDSQTQTTTDDNVTDNVTTEENISSSTTSDVEETSADNRTTDEDTTENNTDVPSTTDTQTEISTDDNVTDNVTTEDNISSSTTGDVEETSADNKTTDESTTENNTDVPSTTNSQTEISTDDNATDNVTTEDNISSSTTGDVEETSADNRTTDEGTTENYADVPSTTKSQTETTTGDNVTDNVTTEENISSSTRGDVEETSADNRTTDEGTTENYTDVPSTTDSQTETTTGDNVTDNVTTEENISSSTTVDVEETSADNRTTDVGTTENYTDVPSTTNSQTETTTGDNETDSVTTEENISSSTTADVEDTSADNRTTDVGTTENYTDVPSTTDSQTETTTGDNVTGNVTTEENISSSTTGDVEETSADNRTTDEGTTENYTDVPSTAKTTTENNIDEKTTSASNSTEESSNTDVTTTEAIGSSTDNTNDDANNTTTLAPGNGTAICLQNNVVCPAIDGPDSVFASVSDCTKFCLCSNGVPYLYKCPGGLHFNPSLNVCDWPENAACTNNNNDTTSTEATVTTEGTNADETTTEISTTESNAAVNGTETCLRNNVVCPVVDGYDSVYAALPDCSKFCLCLNGVPFEHQCSDGLLFNPRSNACDWPQRTSCSGDNNVTTSAVPAVSTEYLTEEETTVHSSSTSNGENNVTGSVVPAVSTEDLTEEETTAQSSSTSNGENNVTGSAVPAVSTEDLTEEDTTVQSSSTSEESRNELPVGSEECLQNNVVCPAVDGKFPVYAALPDCTKFCQCSNGAPYLYNCPGGLHFNPSLNVCDWPEDAGCERSI, encoded by the exons ATGAATAATATGACTTTGGCTTTAGTTTTTGCGATTTTATTTATCGGTGGAATATCTACTGCTACAAACAAAg aaattGTCCAACAATTAAGACACAATGCCCTATGTCTTCAGGCTGGATTTT CTTGCCCTGCAGTAGACAGTCAAACATCGGTTTACTTTCCATTAGCAGATTGCACCAAGTTCTGTCAATGTTCCAACGGAGTTCCATATCTACACAATTGTCCGCCGGGGTTACATTTCAATCCAAGTCTTAACGTTTGTGATTATCCTGCGCAGGCTGGATGTACCGGTGAAGGGGTTGTAGTAAGTACAACAACTACTACTACAACTACTACTACCACTACGCCGGCTCCAACTACTACCACTACGACTACCACAACACCTGCTCCTACTACTACTTCGGCGCCGACCACCACCTCTACTTCAACTACTGCTCCTACAACAACAACTCCCACTACCACTACTTCTGCCCCAGTAACCACCACTAGGACGACCACAACACCTGCTCCCTCCACTACATCGGGACCAATTACTTCAACAACTGCTGCTACAACTATAAAAGTTGATAATTTATGTCTTCAGCAAAACATAG CTTGTCCAGCAGTTGATGGACCAGATTCCGTCTATTTCTCACATAGCAATTGTTCTAAATTTTGCCAATGTTCCAACGGTGTGCCATATGAACACACTTGTCCAGAAGGTcttcattttaatgcaaaattGAATATTTGTGATTGGCCACAGAATGCAGGATGTAGTGGAACAGATGTAACTCAACCGACTGTTGAACCTACCACAATTACAACTGCCAATTCTTCGACAGCTACAAACAGTACAACTGAAAGTTCAACTACAGTTTCGTCTACTACGACCACGCAAGAAACTCCTCAAGACACTACAACTCTTAGTGATAATATTTGCATTCGTGAAAATATAA TTTGTCCTGTTGTTGACGGACCAAATTCAGTGTACGCAGCTGTATCAGATTGTACCAAATTTTGCCAATGCTCAAATGGTTACCCATACCAGCAGAACTGTCCAGTAGGTTTACACTTTAATCCAAAACTGAACGTCTGCGACTGGCCTGAAGATGCTGGTTGTACTGGAGGTACCACCGCAGTCACTAGAACTGCTCAAAGTACTACTTCCACAACAACTGTAAGTAGCACAAGCGAAACCACAATAACTACAGAGGAAGTTACAACTCAGAGAGTTAAAAACGGAACTGAAATTTGCCTTGAAAATAATATAG TATGTCCTGTTATCGATGGTCCTGACTCAGTATATGCAGCTTTACCAGATTGTACCAGATTCTGCCAATGTTCAAACGGCCTACCATATTTGCACAGTTGTCCACATGGTTTACATTTTAATCCAAATCTAAACGTATGCGACTGGCCTGAAGATGCAGGATGTACCGGTGGTACTACCACCACAGAAATAAATATTACGCAAAATGAAACGACTGAAAAAACAACCACAATCATTGTAACAAGCACTAACGCAGAAGCTAGTACCACTCAAGATACTTCTAATGGACCacaaaatacaacaaaaataTGTTTACAGCATGGTATCC AATGTCCCAAGATAGATGGTCCTAATTCCATCTATGGAGCATTACCTGATTGCACCAAATTTTGTCAGTGTTCAAACGGAATACCATATCTGCATAGATGTCCAGTTGGATTACATTTTAACCCTACTCTGAGTGTGTGTGACTGGCCTGAAGACGCAGGATGTGTTGGTGAGGTCACAACAGAAAAGACAACTGAAAATATTACCAGTGACGCAACCACTGAAAATATATCAACTGTACCATCAAATACTACCACTTCTGACACAGCTTCATCTGAAGCAAGCACCAATAATTATAATACAAATTCAGCTGATGCTAGTACTCCCTCTGTGTCAACCCCAGCAAGCAGAGATAATACTACTACAGAAAACACAACTCAAGATATAACCAGCGATGTAACCACTGAAAATATATCAACTGTACCATCAAATGCTACCACTTCTGACACAGTTTCTTCTGAAGCAAGTACCAATAATTATAATACAAATTCAACTGATGCAATTACTCCCTCTGTGTCAACCCCACCAAGCAGAGATATTACTACTATAGAAAACACAACTCAAGATATAACCAGCGATGTAACCACTGAAAATATATCAACTGTACAATCAAATGCTACCACTTCTGACACAGCGTCATCTGAAGCAAGTACCAATAATTATAATACAAATTCAACTGATGCAATCGCTCCTTCTGTGTCAACCCCAGCAAGCGGAGATAATACTACTACAGAAAACACAACTCAAAATATAACCAGTGAGGCAACTACTGAAAATATATCAAGTGTACCATCAAATACTACCACTTCTGAACCAACCACTGAAGCAAGTACTAATAATGATAATAATAGTACTGCCATCAGCACTGAAGGTACAACTGCTAACACTCCAACTGAAAGTAATATCACAGAAGAAAATACGTCTGCAAGTAATAGTACTGAAGGTAATACAACAGAGAATAGTAGCACAAAGGATACTACTACAGAAGTAAGTTCAACGAGTGAAGAACACACCTCCGATGGTAGTACGACTGTCGCTCCACGAAATGAAACATCATTATGTCTTCGAAGTAACATTG TTTGCCCTGCAATAGATGGAGCAGAATCAGTTTACGCTTCTCTACCGGACTGTACCAAATTCTGTCAGTGCTCAAACGGAGTACCTTATCTTCAACATTGTCCAGCTGGCCTACACTTTAATCCTACACTAAATGTGTGCGATTGGCCAGAAGATGCAGGCTGCACAAGCGGTAATAATAGTACTTCTATCAGCACTGAAGGTACAACTGCTAGCACTCAAACTGAAAATAATAGCACAGAAAAAAGCACCTCTGCTAGTAATAGTACCGAAGGAAATACAACCGAAAATAATAACGCACAAAATAATACCACCGAAATATCTACTACACAAGCCAGTATTACAAGTGACACTAGCGTAGATGTAACACAAGACAATTCTAACAGTAGTACGACTCCACAAGATGGGTTAGAACTATGTATTAAACACGACGTTG TTTGCCCTGAAGTCGACGGACCAGTTTCAGTTTATGCCCGCTTACCAGACTGTACCAAATTCTGTCAATGTTCTAATGGGGTACCGTATCTGCATCATTGTCCACTAGGTCTACATTTCAATCCTTCACTAAATGTTTGTGATTGGCCAGAAGATGCAGGTTGTAATAATGTAATAGATGTAACTGAAAGTACTTCAAAAGAAGGCAGCACTTCTACTGCCACAACAGAATATAATGAGGTCACTACTAAAAATAATACTACCAACGAAAGTACCGATTCCACAGATGTCCCCAATACTACGGAGAGTCAAACCAAAACTACTACTGGCGAAAATGTAACTGACAATGTTACAACAGAAGATAATATTTCTAGTAGCACAACAGGTGATGTAGATGAAACAAGCGCTGATAATAGAACCACGGACGAAGGTACTACTGAAAACAACACAGATGTCCCCAGTACTATGGAAAGTGAAACCGAGACTGCAACTGGTGACAATGTAACTGATAATGTTACCACAGAAGAGAACATTTCTAGTAGCACAACAGGTGATGTGGAAGAAACAAGCGCTGATAATAAAACCACAGACGAAGGTACTACCGAAAACGACACAGATGTCACCAGTACTACGGACAGTCAAACCGAGACCTCAACTGGTGACAATGTAACTGATAATGTTACCACAGAAGATAATATTTCTAGTAGCACAACAGGTGATGTGGAAGAAACAAGCGCTGATAATAGAACCACGGACGAAGGTACTACTGAAAACAACACAGATGTCTCCAGTACTACGGAGAGTCAAACCGAAACTGCAACTGGTGGAAATGTAACTGATAATGTTACCACAGAAGAGAACATTTCTAGTAGCACAACAGGTGATGTGGAAGAAACAAGCGCTGATAATAGAACCACCGACGAAGGTACTACCGAAAACAACACAGATGTCCCCAGTACTACGGGCAGTCAAACTGAGACTACAACTGGTGAAAATGTAACTGATAATGTTACCACAGAAGAGAATATTTCTAGTAGCACAACAGGTGATGTGGAAGAAACAAGCGCTGATAATAGAACCACGGACGAAGGCACTACAGAAAACTACACAGATGTCCCTAGCACTTCGGACAGTCGAACTGAGACTACCACTGGTGACAATGTGACTGATAATGTTACTACAGAAGAAAATATTTCTAGTAGCACAACAGGTGATATGGAAGAAACAAGCACTGATAATAGAACCACCGACGAAGGTACTACTGAAAACAACACAGATGTCCCCAGTACTACGGACAGTCAAACCGAGACTACAACTGGTGACAACGTAACTGATAATGTTACCAGAGAAGAGAACATTTCTAGTAGCACAACAGGTGATGTGGAAGAAACAAGCACTGATAATAATACCACCGACGAAGGTACTACTGAAAACAAACCAGATGTCTCCAGTACTACGGAGAGTCAAACCGAGACTGCAACTGATGACAATGTAACTAATAATGTTACCACAGAAAAGAACATTTCTAGTAGCACAACAGGTGATGTGGAAGAAACAAGCACTGATAATAGAACCACTGACGAAGGTACTACTGAAAACAACACAGATGTCCCCAGTACTACGGACAGTCAAACCGAGACCTCAACTGGTGACAATGTAACTGATAATGTTACCACAGAAGAGAACATTTCTAGTAACACAACAGGTGATGTGGAAGAAACAAGCACTGATAATAGAGCAACCGACGAAGGTACTACTGCAAACAACACAGATGTCCCCAGTACTTCGGACAGTCAAACTCAGACTACCACTGATGACAATGTAACTGATAATGTTACCACAGAAGAGAATATTTCTAGTAGCACAACAAGTGATATGGAAGAAACAAGCGCTGATAATAGAACCACGGACGAAGGCATAACTGAAAAAAACACAGATGTCCCCAGTACTACGGACAGTCAAACCGAGACCTCAACTGGTAACAATGAAACTGATAATGTTACCACAGAAGAAAATATTTCTAGTAGTACAACAGGTGATGTGGAAGAAACAAGCGCTGATAATAGGACCACGCACGAAGGTACTACTGAAAACAACACAGACGTCCCCAGTACTTCGGACAGTCAAACTCAGACTACCACTGATGACAATGTAACTGATAATGTTACCACAGAAGAGAATATTTCTAGTAGCACAACAA GTGATGTGGAAGAAACAAGCGCTGATAATAGAACCACGGACGAAGGTACTACTGAAAACAACACAGACGTCCCCAGTACTTCGGACAGTCAAACTCAGACTACCACTGATGACAATGTAACTGATAATGTTACCACAGAAGAGAATATTTCTAGTAGCACAACAAGTGATGTGGAAGAAACAAGCGCTGATAATAGAACCACGGACGAGGACACAACTGAAAACAACACAGATGTCCCCAGTACTACGGACACTCAAACCGAGATCTCAACTGATGACAATGTAACTGATAATGTCACCACAGAAGATAATATTTCTAGTAGCACAACAGGTGATGTGGAAGAAACAAGCGCTGATAATAAAACCACAGACGAAAGTACTACTGAAAACAACACAGATGTCCCCAGTACTACGAACAGTCAAACCGAGATTTCAACTGATGACAATGCAACTGATAATGTTACCACAGAAGATAATATTTCTAGTAGCACAACAGGTGATGTGGAAGAAACAAGCGCTGATAACAGAACCACCGACGAAGGCACAACTGAAAACTACGCAGATGTCCCCAGTACTACGAAGAGTCAAACCGAGACTACAACTGGTGACAATGTAACTGATAATGTTACCACAGAAGAGAATATTTCTAGTAGCACAAGAGGTGATGTGGAAGAAACAAGCGCTGATAACAGAACCACGGACGAAGGCACTACTGAAAACTACACAGATGTCCCCAGTACTACGGACAGCCAAACCGAGACTACAACTGGTGACAATGTAACTGATAATGTAACCACAGAAGAGAATATTTCTAGTAGCACAACAGTTGATGTGGAAGAAACAAGCGCAGATAACAGAACCACGGACGTAGGCACTACTGAAAACTACACAGATGTCCCCAGTACTACGAACAGTCAAACCGAGACTACAACTGGTGACAATGAAACTGATAGTGTTACCACAGAAGAGAATATTTCTAGTAGCACTACAGCTGATGTGGAAGATACAAGCGCTGATAATAGAACCACGGACGTAGGCACTACTGAAAACTACACAGATGTCCCCAGTACTACGGACAGTCAAACCGAGACTACAACTGGTGACAATGTAACTGGTAATGTTACCACAGAAGAGAATATTTCTAGTAGCACAACAGGTGATGTGGAAGAAACAAGCGCTGATAATAGAACCACGGACGAAGGCACTACTGAAAACTACACAGATGTCCCCAGCACTGCAAAAACTACTACTGAAAATAATATTGATGAAAAGACTACATCTGCAAGCAATAGTACCGAGGAAAGTAGTAACACAGACGTTACTACTACAGAAGCTATCGGTTCAAGCACAGATAACACAAATGATGACGCTAACAATACTACAACTCTTGCTCCAGGAAATGGAACAGCCATATGTCTTCAAAACAATGTTG TTTGCCCTGCAATCGATGGACCAGATTCAGTGTTCGCGTCTGTATCTGATTGTACCAAATTTTGTCTATGTTCAAATGGAGTTCCTTATCTTTACAAGTGTCCAGGAGGTCTACACTTCAATCCTTCACTAAACGTATGTGATTGGCCTGAAAATGCTGCATGCACAAATAATAATAACGATACAACTTCTACAGAAGCAACGGTAACAACGGAGGGTACAAATGCAGATGAAACTACAACTGAAATAAGTACCACTGAAAGTAATGCTGCTGTAAATGGAACTGAAACTTGTCTCAGAAATAATGTTG